A single genomic interval of Lacrimispora sphenoides JCM 1415 harbors:
- a CDS encoding S8 family peptidase yields the protein MKKILDNNYFDLIMTNPVVLFPSDDYITYLNNRHSLLHIPTEDIDICDLSDFPAHTFPSLYTLNSTVSLERSGIGEIQRIPALALFGQGVIVVVIDTGIDYQHPAFRNSDGSTRILTIWDQTQQEGTPPETFTFGTEYSRETINTALNSEDPLSIVPSTDTNGHGTAIASVIAGTPNALEAFSGVVPQSDLVIVKLKEAKQNLKSFYFVPEGDLCFQESDLMLGFRYSLTIQERFNRPVVTCFAVGSNQGGHDGNGALSGYLNDLVLQTGVGISVSAGNEGNGRRHYYNFTPLEPFYNDFELRIGEDDKTFAMEIWSHSLGRVSIDISSPNRESTQQIYPTIGGCRIFNFVFSPTTLYVNNYVFEEETGDQMILVRFQNTVPGIWRIRIRSVENEPLSFHSWLPSHGLISDQTYFLNYSPDTTITSPGNGNRQLTVTAYNQMNNSILGESSRGYTRTGFIKPDIAAPGYQLTCAVPGGGYGSVTGTGAAAAHTAGIIAMVFEWTIVRGNYSTMNGISVDRLMVRGATRSSSFTYPNNIWGYGQVNVVNLFRLLTNF from the coding sequence ACGGAAGATATAGACATTTGTGATTTGTCAGATTTCCCCGCACACACTTTTCCGTCACTATATACCCTCAATTCTACAGTCAGTCTTGAACGAAGTGGTATTGGAGAGATACAGCGGATTCCGGCCTTAGCTCTGTTCGGTCAGGGCGTAATTGTAGTTGTCATTGATACCGGTATTGATTACCAGCATCCCGCTTTCCGCAACAGCGATGGTTCAACCCGTATCCTTACCATATGGGATCAGACTCAGCAAGAGGGCACTCCTCCCGAGACCTTTACCTTTGGTACGGAATACAGCCGGGAGACAATCAATACCGCGTTAAACTCTGAAGACCCCCTGTCCATTGTACCATCAACAGACACCAACGGACACGGAACGGCCATTGCAAGCGTTATTGCCGGTACTCCCAATGCACTGGAAGCCTTTAGCGGTGTAGTCCCACAATCTGATCTGGTGATCGTAAAACTCAAGGAAGCAAAACAAAATCTAAAGAGCTTTTATTTTGTACCCGAAGGTGATTTATGTTTTCAAGAATCTGATCTTATGCTTGGTTTTCGTTATTCCCTTACCATTCAGGAAAGGTTTAACCGCCCTGTAGTCACCTGCTTCGCCGTTGGGAGTAACCAGGGAGGTCATGATGGGAATGGCGCCCTAAGCGGTTACTTAAATGACCTGGTATTGCAGACCGGCGTCGGCATATCCGTTTCTGCCGGTAACGAGGGAAACGGTCGCAGGCATTATTATAACTTCACCCCGCTGGAACCCTTTTATAATGACTTCGAGTTAAGAATAGGGGAAGATGATAAAACATTTGCTATGGAAATCTGGTCACATTCTCTAGGAAGGGTTTCCATTGACATATCCTCACCAAACAGGGAATCAACACAACAGATTTATCCTACGATCGGCGGTTGCAGAATATTCAACTTTGTATTCTCCCCAACTACCCTTTATGTCAATAATTATGTTTTTGAAGAGGAAACCGGAGACCAGATGATCCTGGTGCGTTTTCAGAACACGGTTCCCGGAATCTGGCGTATACGGATCAGAAGCGTTGAAAATGAGCCCTTGTCTTTTCATTCATGGCTTCCTTCCCACGGTCTCATATCTGACCAGACCTATTTCCTTAATTACTCACCGGATACTACGATCACTTCACCTGGAAACGGCAATCGCCAGCTGACTGTGACTGCCTATAATCAAATGAATAACTCAATTCTTGGTGAATCAAGCAGGGGTTATACAAGAACGGGCTTTATCAAGCCGGATATTGCGGCTCCCGGTTACCAGCTTACTTGTGCGGTCCCCGGAGGCGGATATGGTTCTGTGACCGGAACAGGAGCTGCCGCCGCCCATACAGCCGGAATTATTGCCATGGTCTTTGAGTGGACCATTGTGAGGGGGAATTACAGCACAATGAACGGAATTTCTGTTGACCGGTTGATGGTAAGAGGGGCCACGCGGTCCAGCTCATTCACCTATCCCAATAACATATGGGGATACGGCCAGGTGAATGTGGTCAATTTATTCAGGCTGCTTACTAATTTTTAA
- a CDS encoding LysM peptidoglycan-binding domain-containing protein — protein MNLHVVQPGETINSIAEYYNIPVDRLILENGIANPENLATGQTIVIVQPEVLYTVQAGDSLESIAKQHGTTPMELLRNNPYLSNMEFLYAGETIVISYQTNRKRTISTIGYTFSYIDRSVLIKTLPFLTYLTIFNYRTTSEGEIISNADDTEIIQLAKAFDVAPMMFISTMTEEGIVSREVTYNIINNPTVQDRFIENALYILRTKGFYGINIYAENVTNGNIDSIAAYLKKASAIFHSEGYKVLVTITPATNVDIPGVNFERLDYSKLSEYADGIIFSSYDWARSYSYPSAIFPVNILRELLDYVVSIIPSEKIFLGVTALGYDWTLPYVPGATEAVVISNNSAVQIAAENNIPIQFNEVAQSSYFYYIDSDGILHVVWFKDARSFNARAGLIEEYNLQGISIWTIMRFDTRMWLIINTQYYIQKL, from the coding sequence ATGAACCTACACGTAGTACAACCCGGTGAAACCATAAATTCAATAGCAGAATATTACAATATCCCTGTTGACAGATTAATATTGGAAAACGGAATAGCAAACCCTGAAAATTTAGCAACAGGCCAAACAATTGTGATTGTTCAACCTGAAGTGCTTTATACTGTCCAGGCCGGTGATTCTTTGGAGAGCATTGCAAAGCAGCATGGTACTACACCAATGGAATTATTAAGAAATAATCCCTATCTTTCCAACATGGAATTTTTGTATGCCGGTGAAACTATAGTTATAAGCTATCAGACGAATAGAAAAAGAACAATTTCCACTATTGGTTATACTTTTTCATATATAGACAGATCTGTTTTAATAAAAACACTTCCTTTCTTAACTTATCTTACGATATTCAATTACAGGACTACAAGTGAAGGCGAAATTATCTCAAATGCCGACGATACTGAAATTATACAGCTAGCTAAAGCATTTGATGTTGCACCCATGATGTTTATTTCCACTATGACGGAAGAGGGAATCGTCAGCCGTGAAGTGACCTATAATATTATAAATAACCCTACTGTTCAGGATCGCTTTATTGAAAACGCTCTTTACATATTAAGAACGAAAGGTTTTTATGGTATAAATATATATGCCGAAAACGTAACCAATGGAAACATAGACAGCATTGCAGCATATTTGAAAAAAGCCTCTGCAATATTTCATTCAGAAGGTTATAAGGTACTGGTTACCATTACACCGGCAACGAATGTAGATATCCCAGGCGTCAATTTTGAAAGATTAGACTATTCAAAATTATCTGAATATGCAGATGGAATTATATTTTCTTCTTATGACTGGGCAAGGTCTTACAGCTATCCAAGCGCAATATTTCCGGTTAATATCTTAAGAGAATTGTTAGATTATGTGGTTAGCATCATTCCCTCCGAGAAAATTTTTCTAGGAGTCACCGCTCTGGGTTATGACTGGACACTTCCATATGTTCCCGGTGCTACAGAAGCTGTTGTAATATCTAATAATAGTGCGGTACAAATTGCAGCAGAAAACAATATACCAATACAATTTAATGAAGTCGCACAGTCATCATACTTCTACTATATTGATAGCGATGGGATTCTGCATGTAGTATGGTTTAAAGATGCAAGAAGCTTTAATGCAAGGGCTGGACTTATAGAGGAATATAATCTTCAAGGTATATCGATTTGGACTATTATGAGATTCGATACCCGAATGTGGCTTATTATTAATACTCAATATTACATTCAGAAGTTATAA
- a CDS encoding leucine-rich repeat protein: MFLYQIKDDHARILGCRGYDGSVRIPEKIGGRPVTELASYAFSDGWGKREMLSLAGKEIRLCDEEGNPIVIEEKDIPPEISCEGLIEIYLPDTIRKIGNYAFYNCYELSRVECSSSIFDVGSGLFTGCTGVRFLDIHMIEGERSCMKELLAELRQELYVNYYSGKGNARLVFPEMFEESVEHTPARIILREMHGCGHMYRYCFDQTEFQFHKYDALFPHILVQEPERVTAALVLGRLYTPLELLAKDREVYETYLMEHFKGAARLALEEKDPALFLWLAGQYGHKQEDFDGMVDMAGSADKPEILSVLMNLRRQRFKAGKRKFSLI; the protein is encoded by the coding sequence ATGTTTTTATATCAGATAAAAGATGACCATGCACGGATTCTGGGTTGTCGGGGATATGACGGTTCCGTACGGATCCCGGAGAAGATTGGGGGCCGTCCGGTGACAGAGCTGGCTTCCTATGCATTCTCCGATGGTTGGGGGAAAAGAGAAATGCTTTCATTGGCAGGAAAAGAGATACGCCTGTGCGATGAAGAGGGCAACCCAATTGTAATAGAAGAAAAAGATATTCCGCCGGAGATAAGCTGTGAAGGGCTGATTGAGATATATCTGCCGGACACGATTAGGAAAATAGGAAATTATGCATTCTATAACTGTTATGAGTTAAGCCGTGTGGAGTGCTCGAGCTCCATCTTTGATGTAGGATCCGGACTTTTTACCGGCTGCACAGGGGTCCGGTTTTTAGATATTCATATGATCGAAGGAGAACGTTCCTGCATGAAGGAACTGCTTGCGGAACTGCGGCAGGAACTTTATGTAAACTATTATAGCGGCAAGGGGAATGCGAGGCTGGTTTTTCCCGAAATGTTTGAGGAGTCTGTGGAGCATACGCCAGCCAGAATCATCCTACGGGAAATGCATGGCTGCGGCCATATGTACCGTTACTGCTTTGATCAGACGGAGTTTCAGTTTCATAAATACGACGCACTGTTCCCTCATATCCTGGTGCAGGAGCCGGAGCGGGTGACTGCAGCCCTGGTTCTTGGAAGGCTTTATACTCCTTTGGAGCTTCTTGCAAAGGATAGGGAGGTATATGAGACTTACCTGATGGAACATTTTAAGGGAGCGGCGAGACTGGCGCTTGAGGAAAAGGACCCGGCCCTTTTCCTTTGGCTTGCCGGGCAGTACGGCCATAAACAGGAGGATTTTGACGGAATGGTTGACATGGCGGGAAGTGCAGACAAGCCTGAGATCCTAAGCGTCCTTATGAACCTTCGCCGCCAGCGCTTTAAAGCAGGAAAACGAAAGTTTTCCTTGATATAA
- a CDS encoding VWA-like domain-containing protein produces the protein MIDPVKQRQLDELAEVELGHEILTNARNELYLSFQYLDVALNSLGFAADWTGQGLGTDGFVIYYQPEHLFSIYKRSRTLVNRAYLHMLFHCLFCHLSGKGEREKEYWDLACDITIESILDGFYVKPVYRHQTPYRREVYGRMAEKRKVFTAEGIYKELQDMSLTPEQYGRMAAEFYVDNHDRWEEEAPPGVQMERQNKWQNIRETMQTEMESFGEKNEDSSRNLLEQVKIENREKYNYRQFLRKFAVLREEAEIDPDSFDPVFYTYGMSLYRNMPLIEPLETKEVYKIEDFVIVIDTSMSVSGDLVRHFLQETYGVLGESESYFRKINIHIIQCDEEIRSDVTITSREEMKDYMEHFTLSGFGGTDFRPAFEYVNGLLNKGAFKKLRGLLYFTDGKGIYPVKMPPYDTAFVFMEDQYEDISVPGWAMKVILTEEDLEVT, from the coding sequence ATGATCGATCCGGTGAAACAAAGGCAGCTTGATGAACTGGCAGAGGTGGAACTGGGCCATGAGATCCTGACCAATGCCCGCAATGAACTTTATTTAAGCTTCCAGTATCTGGATGTAGCCCTAAACAGCCTTGGATTTGCGGCTGACTGGACAGGCCAGGGCTTAGGAACGGATGGGTTTGTGATCTATTATCAGCCGGAGCATTTGTTTTCCATATATAAGAGAAGCAGAACCCTGGTAAACCGGGCCTATCTGCATATGCTTTTCCACTGCCTGTTCTGCCATTTGAGTGGGAAAGGGGAACGGGAAAAGGAATACTGGGATCTTGCCTGCGATATCACCATAGAATCCATTTTGGATGGATTTTATGTGAAGCCCGTTTACCGGCACCAGACTCCTTACCGCAGGGAGGTCTACGGCAGAATGGCAGAAAAACGTAAGGTATTTACCGCTGAGGGAATTTATAAAGAGCTTCAGGATATGAGTCTGACCCCGGAACAATATGGACGGATGGCAGCAGAATTCTACGTGGATAACCATGACCGGTGGGAAGAGGAGGCCCCTCCGGGAGTTCAGATGGAGCGGCAGAATAAATGGCAGAACATCCGGGAAACCATGCAGACGGAAATGGAGTCTTTTGGAGAAAAGAATGAGGATTCATCAAGAAACCTATTGGAACAGGTGAAAATTGAAAACCGGGAAAAATATAATTACAGGCAGTTTTTAAGAAAGTTTGCGGTGTTAAGGGAGGAGGCAGAGATCGATCCGGATTCCTTTGACCCTGTGTTTTATACTTACGGCATGTCTCTTTACCGGAATATGCCTCTTATTGAGCCTCTGGAAACAAAGGAGGTTTATAAAATCGAGGATTTTGTGATCGTGATCGATACATCCATGTCCGTATCCGGGGATCTGGTACGGCATTTCCTTCAGGAAACCTATGGCGTCCTCGGGGAATCGGAAAGCTATTTCCGGAAGATCAATATCCATATCATCCAGTGTGATGAGGAAATCCGCTCTGATGTGACCATCACAAGCAGGGAGGAGATGAAAGATTATATGGAGCATTTCACATTATCCGGTTTTGGCGGAACGGATTTCCGACCGGCTTTCGAGTATGTGAACGGTCTTTTAAACAAAGGGGCTTTTAAGAAGCTCCGTGGCCTTTTGTATTTTACCGATGGAAAAGGGATATATCCGGTGAAAATGCCGCCCTATGATACGGCATTTGTCTTTATGGAGGACCAGTATGAGGACATTTCCGTACCAGGCTGGGCCATGAAAGTGATCCTGACAGAAGAGGATCTGGAAGTTACTTGA